The Brassica oleracea var. oleracea cultivar TO1000 chromosome C6, BOL, whole genome shotgun sequence genomic interval TTAACAAAAAATATTTCAACTAAATCATAAAATAATATATATAAAATAGAACACAAAAAATCATAGTTTTGGATATACATGTTTTTAAGTCGGGTACAAATCGGTTCTTATCGGGTCGGTTCTTTTTGGGTTCGCGTCTATTCGGGTCGGTTCTTTTCGGTTCCGGTTCTTTCGGGTAAAAAAAATTTATAGGCTGTATCCCGCTCTAAAGCTGAAGTTTGGAGGCTTCTGGTCTAGTTAAGAAATTGTTCTGAAGAGATAGACACAGGACAAATTACAAACGGTTGTAATTAACATGTGTTGTTGTACATTCAATTGATAAAAGTTAGTAAGTTCCAGACATTGATAAAATTGAGCTGTATGGTTGTGTTATTGCTGTATATACCATTCTCTGTGAAGCTGAGAGAACCTAAGGAAAGCAATGTAGAAAAGTTCTAAGAGACGTTTCATGGAACTAATATCAACATCCAAGTCAGTATTTTTCAGATCATTGTTTGAAAAAAGGATTTGTTTCATCTGAGAGTTGGTATACTGATGCAAAAGCCTGCGAGGCTATGACAGTATCTGTAGAACCTAAAATCTACACTAAGTATTTGATAGTGATCGGGAGTTTGATCTAGGGAAGACAAATGATGTAGGCAACGATATCTTTAGAACACAGCGATGTAAATAGTTTCCAGTAGGTAAAAATGGATTTTATTGATGAATAAGACCGAAAACAATGAATTGAACTAGATCGAATGATACAAATGAGATCGGTAAAGAAATGATCTAAGATTGAGATGAAAACAATGTCGATGTATGTGTGTAGCTCTCTCTAGGGTTTTCAACGTGTCCTTCTTCATGTCCGCTCTCCTTCCTTTATAGTAAGTCGACCTCGTGACCTTTGTAACTGCTCTGCGATCTTCGTCTCTTGTTCCGCGATCTCCGGGGCCTTGAAGTCTTTGTTTCGGGCTCGACTGCTTGCTATGGGCTTTAATTCCTTGCGGCCCATATCTTTGATCGCGGCCCATTAATGTACTGACCAAAATTGGGTCCAACATTTGTCCCCTAGTCTCTTTTGATTAGATCGAAAAGAAAAGAGGCGGTTAGCTTTTAACCCGGGCTTCACCGCTTGGCAACCGATATCGCTCGGATTTGACTTAATAGTGATTCCTGAAAAACCGTTATTTGGCGCGCTTTTTCTCCTTTTTTATTATTATTTTTAATCCGCAACGGCTATATCAGCCGCTGCTAGGGAGTAGCCTAGGTCATCATTATCTTTCTTGAGAATGATGATAGAGCCGTTAGGGTGGCTATATATGCGTAAGGGGTTTTTCTCTTTTCTCAATTTCGCTTTCTCTTTCTTGTCTCTTTTTCCTTTGCTCTAAAATTCTTTGATCGTTAAGCTTGAGATGTATACGTCGTTCAGTTTCCCTCGTCCGACTACTAAGACCGATGATCTTGAGGACCTTTACAAGATGTACGGGGTGGATCGCGCCGTCGTTCTTGATTTGGCCACGACTGAGACTCCCGAAACTGTGCAGGAAGGTTATTGCGGAGCCTATCTTTCTTTCTTTCACTCCTGCGGTCTTATCTTCCCGGTCTCTGAGCCCATACTTGAGATTCTGGCGGAGCTTGGGTTATCGCTTACTCAAATCCTCCCGAAATTTCTTAGGTACCTTATCACCTTCTTGGTTAGGGCTAGGGAGGAAGGTCTTTCTTCTGGCCTTAGTGAGTTCCGACAGCTCGTTCTAGTGAAGCGGAACCAAACAGAACCCTGGTACCTTCCTTGTGTCTCCGCACCCAGGTCGTCACGTCATCGAGGATATCCCCTATCGCGATGAGAAGTGGCGTGAGCAGTTTTTCGTTTTTAAGGTGGATCGAGCGTCTGTGGGTGAATTCGATTTCTCTCGGCTTCCTCGGAGTTGGGCCAAAAATATCAGTTAGTTTTTTTTCTCTACATGTCAATTTTTCTCTTTGGGGAATTGGTGACTCAATTTTTTGTTTTTTCTTTGATCGATTCAGCTCCTTCTGGAAGCTCTTCGATGTCTGACGAGATTCGTGGTTTGATCGGTGTTCTCCGGAGAGGTTGTTTGAACTGGTCCTCGTTTGACCAAATTCGGATTTGAGCTGCCTTTGCCACGCCAGAGGGGACCAACAGGGCCCCTTTGGTTGGGGGTTCTGAGGATGAGGCCGAACATTCCCAGGAGGTCGTTGCGACTCCTTCTGTTCAGGCTCAGTCTTCAGATCGATTGACTAGACAGCTCGTGAGGAGAACGTCGTTTCGTACTTCTGGGTCTGCATCGAGGAATCGAGCCTCTGGTAAATCTACTTTGATCTTAATTCACGACTCCGACGATGAAGGTGCCTCGGGAGAGAGGCGGTCTCCTTTCTCGTTGAGCCCTGGTTCGAGACAGATGCCGCGACTCGCAAGCGACGCCGGTCGTCAAAGGGTACCTTGCCCGGTCCATCTCGTCCTAGGTTTGTCGCTGAGGGAGACAGTCCTTTGTTTGCGGCCAAAGGTGACCTGATTTCCCTCGCTGGTCGCATGAAATCTGCAGGCTGCCGTATCCCATCTCTTGCTTCTTCGGCCGAGAAGAAGCTTACGCCAAGGTTGCAGTGGCGAGCTCTATGGTTCGTTTCTCACCTTCTTTTTCTTTGAAAAATCGCTTCGAGGTACTTATTTGCCTGTTTCGATTTCTTCTCAAGTGATGGAAGCTTTTAATGAATACGTTGTAGTGATGGAAGATCACGTCGTTGCTTCTCGGAACGACAAGGAAATCGAGAGTATCGGTTTCGAGATTAAGAGGCTTTCGGAGGAGCTCGAAGCCACCAAGCGAGAAGGGAAAAGGGATGCCAAAAAGATCAAGGCTTTGACTGAGGATTGGAGGAGAATTCACCAGGAGAACGAGGCTCTTACGACCCAGGTGGTTGCTCAGAAGGCGAAAGTCGCAGCGCTTGGGGTCGAGAGGGATCGGGACATTCGTCGTGCTTCTCGCATTGCTCGTCGTGATATCGAGCAGCGGTACCAAGAGATCCTCGAATCTTTGAAGGATAAATGGACGAGCAAGAAGAAGGAAGTGTCTGCTGAGATCTAATTGCAAGAAGTGACCGCCAACATCGATCTTCTGAACGAGATCAAGGACGGGGGCCTAACCGTAGACGCAGAGCTTGCCGTTTAAAGGAGATGGAAGGGGATTGTGCGTGCTGGATTGGTCGATCTCTGAGCTCGATATTCCTCAGATCTCCGAGGATTCGGTGGATCAAGTCGGGGGGTCGTCTGTCCCTGATGATTCCGCTTCTAGCTAATTTTTGTTTAATATTTTTTTGCATTTTGTTTTTCGCGATCTTTGATCGTGATGTTTCGGATATTCTTATCGTATAAGCATAACGTTTCGGAATATCTTTGTTTCCTTAGCCTTCGGGATTCTTTTTGCTCAAGTCGTTGAGATACGGCGAGACCTTGATCTTTATAAAGCTTTACTTTGTTTTAGGATTTACCATAGTGCTTCGTTTAATTTTGTTTTTGCTTGCCAAGGGAACATGGCATTGAGAAGATCAAACCCTCGCGATTCTGATAGGATGCGAACTCGAACTGGTAGTGTTAACGTGGAACGCATTCGATCCAGAGATGTGAGCGAAGCGCTCACAGAAGTTCTTCGTGAGGAGACCCGACTTCCGCGGGCTTCAACCCAAGAGGTAAAGGACCTCGAGGGTGAAAAGTCTGCTGCTTGTGTTAAGTCGAGTAGCCCGACAGGTTCGGAGGGGCGTGACCGTCCCCCGAAGAAGGCTAAAACGAATGGTTCATACCATCGTCTCGGTGTTTCGGGTGAAGCGTCTGTAACTAAACCGTTTCATTGGCGGTTTTCTCACTCCAAGGATTTCCCTATTACGGAGGACCCGGATAGTGTTGCTCACTTGGTGAGGCACTTCAAACCTGCTGGGTGTCCGCTTCCTTCTTTGCGAAATATGACGGAACGCGAGGCTTATGTGAAGATGGTTGTAGCCCATGCTAAGGTCGTTCTTTTCGATATTCGATCCTTTTTAAATCTTTGGTTTGTTTTGTCTGTGCTGATTTGCTATGTTCCAGGCTATGGAGGCTAACAACGAGTTCACGGCGACTTTAGAGAAACGCCTACAGGATGTTCCGGGTTCTGACGAGCTTTATGAAATAAAGAAGGTCGTTCGAGAACTAAAGCTTGGTCTGAAGATGGCTCAGGATCGAGAGCGTGCCAATGCTGCTCAACTGGCCGCTGCTGAAAAGTTGGGGAATCAGACTGCTTCGCTCAAAGCTCGTCTGCGAGTTGTGAGTAACGAGAGGAAATCGGCCCTCGAGCAAGTTTCCTTTTTGGAAGTGAAGGTTGAATCTTCTGCTAATAAGTTCTCTAACGACTTTCGTCGCGCAACTTATGATGCCAAAAAGGCTCTGGTGGATAGCTACTTGGATGTGTTGGTATCTCTGAAGGAGAAGTGGGAGAAGAAGAAGGCCGCAGCTGATTGTGAAGCTCGTCTTTGGGAGGACATGGCAAATATAGATCTCTTGAAGGAGATCATGAACAACAATCTTTTGGGTTCAGACGAGTTGTTACGACTTCGAACGAAGGAGGTCGAGCTCGGGTCCGAGCTCGATGTGATGGCAATTTCGGATTTCTCCGTTGGGAAGCTCGATCTGCCTTAGATTTCAGAGGATCTACCATAAGATTTCTTTGCTAAGGTCCCTTCTGTGGCGAATGGTATGGACGACATGACGAAATGCTCAGGTGGTCAGTTCGAGGATGGCGAATTCGACATCGAAGAGTAGCTTTAGGAATTTTTTTTGTTTTTGTTTCCCCCTTGCTTTTGTTGCTTAATTATTATTATTATTTAATAAAGAAGGGGTCGTGAGTCCCAGTTTATTTGCTGCTATTTTTATGTTTATGTGAGGCCGATCTTTTGGGGACGTGAGTCGATTTGTAGTAGAATCTTTTATCGACGGTTTTGATGTAACAAAAGATTTTGTTAGCTAGTTGTGTCGCGCTTGTTGGCGGAGCTGGCCGCAACCAAGGACTTGATCAGGGCCCTGATTTTTGGTCAACTGTCGTAGTTTTGCGATTAGTAGATATAGGAAATTCGATATGCTCGAACTGCAATGTCTAAAAACTGTATTTTATTAAGATGTCGGATTCTGGTTTGTTACAGATTTGAGAAAGGAAGGCAGTTTAATATTGTCGTGCCATTGTCCCTCGGGTGTTGTGATATGCTCACTTCGAGCTTTGTAGTTGGAGGGTGACTGGACTCGTGTCGTGAGTTGCCTACGTACCCTCGTCGAGGGATCAAGTCATAACGTAGTTCGATTATTTCCCCAAGGACTGGGTCTGCTGTTCGATGGTTCGTGTACATGGGTACGTCTGTTGTTGGTTTTGGCTGCTTGATTTAGGAGTGTTGCTTGATGTCCTTGAAGCTTGCGAGGTAGCATGTTCTGGAACTCTTCTAGCTTCCTCTGATAGTCTCGATTCCTTTCGGGGTTGGAAATTTCAGGCACTGGTGATATGTTGAGGGAACTGCCTTCATGCTATAGAGCCAAAGCCTCCCAAGGATTGTGTTGAACGGGGCTGGACGGTCTATCACGACGAATTCTATGATTTTCCTAATTTCCCCATCGGTTACCACAAGTTCGATCGATCCGAGGGAGTAGGTGGTTTCTCCTGCGAACCCGATGAGGGGAGTTCACTCTTGCTTTAAGAGTGCTTTGGTGAACCCCATTCTTTTGAACGCGTCGTAGAAGAGGACATCAGCCGAGCTTCCGGTGTCGATCATTACTCGAGATAGTTCGCAACCGCCAACGTCGAGTCGTATTACGAGGGCGTCGTCATGTGGTTTGTCAAGATCTGCGGTCTCATTTTCGTCGAAGGTGATTTCGTAGTCGGGACCTGATAAGGGCTCTCTCACCCCTACATTGTTTTCAGCTCTCCGTTGGTACGCTTTGATTGAGTTGACCAAATTGCAGAACTTGGAACCTCCGTAAATGAAGTCAATTCTTTTTTTGCCTTTGTCGTGGGCCGGAAAATTCCATTTCTTGGTTAGTGCTGGTTGGTAGTGCTTCTGTCCCCCAGACAGGTTGCGATTAAAGGTCTGCATTCTGTCTTTTTCTGAATTTGTAGGGTAGTTGGTTTTTCTAGTAGCTTGCGAATTTTGGTCATCTTGTTCTTTCGCTTGAAGTTGGGGATTTTTCCGCAGGGAGACTCTGTGTTAGGATTGTACTGAGTGACACTGGGAGGAAGAGTAGCTTCATCGGGTTATTATAATGTGCGGATTGCTACCGTGACCTCAACGCATATTTTCCCTTCGGTTTTGCTCTTGATTTCGTCGGTTGTGTTGTTGTTTGTCTCCCACGAAATTATGTCGACTCTTTTCTTCGGGGCTGTGGGTGGAGAGCTCGGCGACTCCGTCTCGATTTCCCTCCCTCTTTTGTTCGACGAGACTTTGGCTTTTCGGTTAGATTTTGGAGTCACTGGCTCTTCCTCTTCCACTCCGGTTTCTTCGCTGGTTTTTATTATTTTTGTTCTGACTGCGAAGCGCCACTCGACACTCTTCGGTCGAATGGCCTTTGCGGTCATGAAAGGCGCAATATTTGCTGAGGTCGTATGTTGAAGATTTTTGCGGCGAGTTGTTTATTGCGTAGGAATGTTGCCCTTTGGTCGCTTGTTCTTTAGGCGCGGTTGGCTTTTTGGTTGCATTATTCTTGTTCGCGCTATACTGGTCCTTTAAGGCTGCGACCTCCTCCCCGTGGGTAGCGAAGTACGAGGCTCGGTGTAAGGCGTCATCCAACGAGATAGGTGCTCGTACTGCCAGTTCTTCCCTAAATTTCAATGAGAACCAAACGCCATTCTTCAATGCTGCCAAGGCGACGACCTCGTTTGGATGCGAAATCTTGGCTTTGATTTCTCGAAACTTGTTTAGGTACGCTCTCAACGGCTTGAAAGGCGCTTGCTTGAGATTCCAAAGATCTGCCTCGGTAAATCTTGTTTCTATGAAGACTGAGTACTGTTTGAGGAATGTAGATACCAACTGGGTGAAATTGTCAATCGAGTTTTCTTCTAGTCCAGCGAACCATTCGAGGGCGGCTCCCGTGAGGTTCTTGGCGAATAAGTGGCAGTAACCGGCCTCTTTTTCGTTGTCGGTGAGGTTTGCTCTCGATATTGCTAGACGGAAGGCTCGTACGGGGTCCTTTGGGTCCACGGGGGCCTTTGGGTCCGTGTTTCCTGCGTATTCGGGGACTTTTAATTTCCCAACATGATGCAGCCTCACGCTGGCAATTTTGTTTGTAAATGGAGTCCTTCTTGTTTCCTCGATGACCATGTCGATATCTGGGGCAGAGGTCGTTGCCATATGTACGATGGCATGTATCCTTTTGAGCTCGGCGTCGTTCCTCTCGATATAATTCTGGAACGCTCCGATTTCACTCGAGATCCCTAGGTCTTCCCTTTGGGAGTCGATATTGACGGGGGTGCGAAGGTCGTGCCTCTGAGCTTGTTATGTTAGGTTATCGAATCCCGCTTGATGGAGGGTCCTCGTGGCGGATGGAGTTTGATTTTCGGGGATCGAATGGTTCGGTCGGTGGGATCCGCATTCTCGGTTCCCCTTGCCTTTTCGTTGATCCGCTCTGGAATTGGATCGGAGTGCTTCGCGGACGTTGTAGCCCAGTGTCGATTTCGTCCAATCCGCTGTAGCTTAAGCTTCGGTGGGTCATGCCCTGCGGCGGGGGTCGTTGTGAGTTTTCTCCCGTGTAGCGTCCGGACCGAGCGCTCGACGTTCCTCTTAACGGATCGAGGGGTGTATGATTTCTTTCTCGAGCGTTTGCAGCTCGATACTCTGCGAGTTCCCTCTCAGCCTGGTCTACTCGGTTAGCAATGGTTTGATTGGCGATCTTTTGGTTAGGAATTTCGTCGATTAGAGACGAGACCATTCCTCGAAGTTCGGTCACGTCTTCTCGAGTTTGGGCTAGAGGGGTCGGCGAAATTGGTCTGGATTGAGATCGGGTCATATCATCGGCTGATTATCTGTCCCCTGGACGGTTCAAGACTCGAGCTCCGACTCGTTCTGGGATCGATGTCTGGTTGATCAGAGGAGAGCGATCTTGACTTGAAGTCCCGATCGGAGGGATTCGTTGCGTCTGGGTTGTTCCGGTCGCGCATTGGCTCCCGTCAACCCAGTTGGTATGGTTTCGGTCCCCGAGTCGGATCCGATAGGATCGATGTCGTTGACTCTTTAGCGTGTGGTTCCGACGGTTTGGTTGGGATCTATAGTCGCGCTTAGGAAACTTAAATCGGTTTCTTATCGAAGATGTTTTTCGTTTATCTTCCCCACAGTCGGCTCCAAATGTAGAACCTAAAATCTACACTAAGTATTTGATAGTGATTGGGAGTTTGATCTGGGGAAGACAAATGATGTAGGCAAGAAACCTGCTATTGAACAAACACTTGTTCAATATAAAACTGCAATTTACATTTAAAAACTCTAAAAAACATTCTTGCTTAACAAATCATATTAGATTCATTAGATTCCCTAGCTCCATGTGAATTCGATCCTTAAGTACTACAACTCGACCTCTTATTTGAGAGAGTATAAAATACTCCTTAGGGTAATTTGATATCTTTAGAACACAACGATGTAAATAGTTTCCAGTAGGTAAAAATAGACTTTATTGATGAATATGACCGAAAACAATGAATTGAACTAGATCGAATGATACAAATGAGATCGGTACAGAAAGGATCTAAGATTGGGATGAAAACAATGTCGATGTATGTGTGTAGCTCTCTCTAGGGTTTTCAACGTGTCCTTCTTCATGTCCGCTCTCCTTCCTTTATAGTAAGTCGACCTCGTGACCTTCGTAACTGCTCCGCGATCTTCGTCTCTTGTTCCGCGATCTCCGGGGCCTCGAAGTCTTTGTTTTGGGCTTGATTGCTTGCTATGGGCTTTAATTCGTCGCGGCTCATGTCTTTGATCGCGGCCCATTAATGTACTGACCGAAATTGGATCCAACAGTATCTACTTACTGCAGATATATCGTGAGGATACTTGCATAAATATTTATCTGCAATAATGGTTAAATTGGTATACACGCTGTACCGTCGACAACTCTGCGTGTAGTCCTACTCTGGCAGTCTCTCCGCATCTCACTCCAATGCCATTCGATTTCAGCATTTCCTGACTCTACCAATTGCTATCCTTCAGAGATTGTACCATCGACGACTATGTGTGTAGTCCTACTCTGGCAGCCTCTCCGCACCTCATTGCAACGTCGGGAGATCCAAGCCCATTGGTTGGGTTTATCCAACGTCGATTTCGACTTCTTTGTGTTCTTTCGAACGCGAGTTTTAGGACTACAAGTGAAGAATTTCTACGGGGTTTTCTCTCCTTAGCCAATTTTATCTTTCGCTATGCTTTAGTTATGTTAGCTTATCAGCTTACCGTCGAGAATTTCTCCGGTTGTAATCGACTTAGTCCATCGGGCCTTTAATTTTTAATATAAGCATTGGTTGTTCAAAAAGAAAAGGTTAAATTGGTATACAGAGATACCATTGAGAAAGTGACCAAATATATTTGGCAGTAGCCGTCGCATAATACTTAACAATGAAGAAGAAACTCGAACAAGTTGTGGTTCCTAACACAAAACAAAATTCATCATGTCGATTAGCACCAAGTGAGTTATACAGGTGCTTTTAACAATCTCACCCACATAACATTAGCAAATTAAAGATCTTAGCAACCTAACTTAGAAAGGAGGATCATGGTATTCTCAGGTATAGATGATTAACTCACACGCCCTTTTCCCATTGCTTGCTTCTACTCTGCAATGTACTGGTCAACTCTCAAAGCTTTACTTCTCATTAGCTCAAGCATCTTCTCCGTCTCTTCAACTATCTGTTTCTGCACGTGAACCTCCATGAATTTAAACCATTCTCCTAGTGTCATTTTCCTTAAATCTACCTTCTTAATACTCCTGGACTCCTCAGCCTTTTCTTCTTCTTCATCATCACCACACTCACCTTTTGATGTCTCAACTCCAGCCTCCTTGTCAATTGTATCTTGTAACTTCTCAGCCTCTCCATCTTCTCTAATACTACAGTTCAGGTCTTCCTCTCCAACCAATGTGTTATTCCTTGAATCAATCTCCACCTCCTCTTCTCTCATAGATGTCTCATCTTCCTTGTAACACCCCCGAACCGTTCTAGGCATAGGTTGAACCACCGGCCAACAATCAAACAAGAACATGACCGACGGGCCGACCGTCTACCAAGGATCAGGAGCGCTACATGACGGGTTAACGGCCGATCCGGCCAAGATCACGAAAAGTGCAATTCGCGACTAGGCCAGTCCGCCCGCTAACACGTCCCGTCAGACCAAAGCCTAAGGCTTCTCAACCCGTACCCCAATCTGACGTTGTGTTAGCTTGGACAAGCTAATATCAGAAACAACAAGGCATTTACACAAAACATCGCTTTATTTATCTTATATAATATCTGGTTTTTAACACACAAAATATTACACAAGTAGTGGCATGCCAAGCGAGAAAAAGTACATACTTATAGTCTGAAAGCGGCTCAAGCAAAAAGATACAAATCTACACCAGCCAACCTAGCCTCCCGCGACCTCTACAAGCTCGCTACTGGTCACCTGAAACAACAACGAGTGAGGAGTGAGTAATCTTGCATTACTCAGCGAGTTACAATCCCCAACTAACAAATACAACCCCTCGCTATCCCACCCCAAGCAATCTAAAATNNNNNNNNNNNNNNNNNNNNNNNNNNNNNNNNNNNNNNNNNNNNNNNNNNNNNNNNNNNNNNNNNNNNNNNNNNNNNNNNNNNNNNNNNNNNNNNNNNNNNNNNNNNNNNNNNNNNNNNNNNNNNNNNNNNNNNNNNNNNNNNNNNNNNNNNNNNNNNNNNNNNNNNNNNNNNNNNNNNNNNNNNNNNNNNNNNNNNNNNNNNNNNNNNNNNNNNNNNNNNNNNNNNNNNNNNNNNNNNNNNNNNNNNNNNNNNNNNNNNNNNNNNNNNNNNNNNNNNNNNNNNNNNNNNNNNNNNNNNNNNNNNNNNNNNNNNNNNNNNNNNNNNNNNNNNNNNNNNNNNNNNNNNNNNNNNNNNNNNNNNNNNNNNNNNNNNNNNNNNNNNNNNNNNNNNNNNNNNNNNNNNNNNNNNNNNNNNNNNNNNNNNNNNNNNNNNNNNNNNNNNNNNNNNNNNNNNNNNNNNNNNNNNNNNNNNNNNNNNNNNNNNNNNNNNNNNNNNNNNNNNNNNNNNNNNNNNNNNNNNNNNNNNNNNNNNNNNNNNNNNNNNNNNNNN includes:
- the LOC106297225 gene encoding uncharacterized protein LOC106297225; protein product: MATTSAPDIDMVIEETRRTPFTNKIASVRLHHVGKLKVPEYAGNTDPKAPVDPKDPVRAFRLAISRANLTDNEKEAGYCHLFAKNLTGAALEWFAGLEENSIDNFTQLVSTFLKQYSVFIETRFTEADLWNLKQAPFKPLRAYLNKFREIKAKISHPNEVVALAALKNGVWFSLKFREELAVRAPISLDDALHRASYFATHGEEVAALKDQYSANKNNATKKPTAPKEQATKGQHSYAINNSPQKSSTYDLSKYCAFHDRKGHSTEECRVALRSQNKNNKNQRRNRSGRGRASDSKI